A genomic window from Halorubrum lacusprofundi ATCC 49239 includes:
- the argH gene encoding argininosuccinate lyase has protein sequence MTDDDPGTAADANATGESGTAVRRDRFSGGPAREFLSSLAADAAIFEADLAVDRAHTVMLAEQGIVDDTVAGEILTSLDDVEAAGHDALPDGEDVHEAIETAVIDRIGSDGGRMHTARSRNDEVATCIRYRLREDLLAAAEATIALREALVDVASEHTETVMPGYTHLQPAQPTTVAHYLLSYEGGVARDTERLLDAYDRVNRSPLGAAAFAGTPFDIDRDRTAELLGFDGTVRNSTDAASARDFLAEGATACATLATTLSGLAEDLILFSNKGFVELSDAYSSTSSIMPQKKNPDTLELTRGVAGDAIGEATGTLSLLKGLPRAYNRDLQRAHAGVFEIADDVREATEVAAGAVATADWDEVTLADAAGEGFSTATGVADLLAMSGMPFRTAHEIVATAAETVSDDDSSAAAAAKVDEATRKVTGEPLSTHVSRDDVESALDPAASVASRDSAGGPAPEAVADELAAVETRIETDSAALADERESLAAAAELLDTEVAEHV, from the coding sequence ATGACCGACGACGATCCCGGCACGGCGGCAGACGCAAACGCGACGGGTGAGAGCGGTACCGCCGTCCGCCGCGATCGCTTCAGCGGCGGCCCCGCCCGCGAGTTCCTGTCGAGCCTCGCCGCCGACGCGGCGATCTTCGAGGCCGACCTCGCGGTCGACCGCGCGCACACGGTGATGCTCGCCGAGCAGGGGATCGTCGACGACACGGTGGCGGGCGAGATCCTCACCTCCCTCGACGACGTGGAGGCGGCGGGCCACGACGCGCTCCCGGACGGCGAGGACGTTCACGAGGCGATCGAGACGGCGGTCATCGACCGAATCGGCTCGGACGGCGGTCGGATGCACACCGCCCGCTCGCGCAACGACGAGGTGGCGACCTGCATCCGGTACCGCCTGCGCGAGGACCTGCTCGCCGCCGCCGAGGCAACGATCGCGCTCCGCGAGGCGCTCGTCGATGTCGCGAGCGAGCACACGGAGACGGTGATGCCCGGCTACACGCACCTCCAGCCGGCCCAGCCGACGACGGTCGCGCACTACCTGCTGTCGTACGAGGGCGGGGTCGCCCGCGACACCGAGCGCCTGCTCGACGCGTACGACCGGGTCAACCGGTCGCCGCTCGGTGCGGCCGCGTTCGCGGGGACGCCGTTCGATATCGACCGCGATCGGACTGCCGAGCTGCTCGGGTTCGACGGGACCGTTCGCAACTCGACGGACGCGGCGTCCGCCCGCGACTTCCTCGCGGAGGGCGCGACCGCGTGCGCGACGCTCGCGACGACGCTGTCGGGGCTCGCGGAAGATCTGATTCTCTTCTCGAACAAGGGGTTCGTGGAGCTGTCGGACGCGTACTCCTCCACGTCCTCGATCATGCCCCAGAAGAAGAACCCGGACACGCTGGAGCTGACTCGCGGCGTCGCCGGCGACGCGATCGGCGAGGCGACGGGCACGCTGAGCCTCCTCAAGGGGCTCCCGCGCGCGTACAACCGCGACCTCCAGCGCGCCCACGCGGGCGTGTTCGAGATCGCGGACGACGTACGTGAGGCGACCGAGGTCGCCGCGGGCGCGGTCGCGACCGCGGACTGGGACGAGGTGACGCTCGCAGACGCCGCGGGCGAGGGCTTCTCGACGGCGACCGGCGTGGCCGACTTACTCGCGATGAGCGGGATGCCCTTCCGGACCGCTCACGAGATCGTCGCGACCGCCGCCGAGACCGTCTCGGACGACGACTCGTCGGCCGCCGCGGCCGCAAAAGTTGACGAGGCCACTCGAAAGGTGACGGGCGAGCCCCTCTCGACGCACGTGAGCCGCGACGACGTGGAATCGGCGCTCGACCCCGCCGCCAGCGTCGCGAGCCGCGACTCCGCCGGGGGGCCCGCCCCCGAGGCGGTCGCCGACGAACTCGCGGCTGTCGAGACACGGATCGAGACTGATTCCGCGGCGCTGGCCGACGAGCGGGAATCGCTCGCGGCGGCAGCGGAGCTGTTGGACACGGAGGTGGCCGAGCATGTCTGA
- a CDS encoding argininosuccinate synthase translates to MATVALAFSGGLDTTVCVPLLKEEYGYDEVIGVNVDVGQPTEEFDEAEETADALGLDLHVVDAKEEFADLCYDAVKTNATYQGYPLGTALARPVIAEAILGVAEEQGCDAIAHGCTGKGNDQLRFEAVWRGSDLEVIAPVRELGLTREWEIDYAAEKDLPVEAGDGGVWSIDENIWSRAVEGGKLEDPSYEPPEDIYEWTAGPEGETTIEVTFEEGVPVAIDGEAMDPVPLIQYLNKYAGGYGIGRTDVMEDRMLGLKVRENYEHPAATVLLTAHQALEDLVLTKNERSFKKGIEQEWSEKAYQGLVFAPVVDALDAFVDETQDVVTGTATVKVSGGNCRVVARDSEYAVYSEEMASFNTEDVAGIAQEDATGVAKYHGLQERLANDVKAGVEKPELATDGSGAADEIDDEN, encoded by the coding sequence ATGGCAACCGTTGCACTCGCGTTCAGTGGGGGACTCGACACGACTGTCTGCGTACCGCTTTTGAAAGAAGAGTACGGCTACGACGAGGTCATCGGCGTCAACGTCGACGTCGGGCAGCCGACCGAGGAGTTCGACGAGGCAGAGGAGACCGCCGACGCGCTGGGGCTCGACCTCCACGTCGTCGACGCCAAAGAGGAGTTCGCGGACCTGTGTTACGATGCGGTGAAGACGAACGCGACGTACCAGGGCTACCCGCTCGGCACCGCCCTCGCGCGCCCCGTCATCGCCGAGGCGATTCTGGGCGTCGCCGAGGAGCAGGGCTGTGACGCCATCGCGCACGGCTGCACGGGGAAGGGGAACGACCAGCTCCGGTTCGAGGCCGTCTGGCGCGGCTCCGATCTGGAAGTTATCGCGCCCGTCCGCGAACTCGGACTCACCCGTGAGTGGGAGATCGACTACGCGGCCGAGAAAGACCTGCCCGTCGAGGCCGGCGACGGCGGCGTCTGGTCCATCGACGAGAACATCTGGTCGCGTGCGGTCGAGGGCGGCAAGCTGGAGGACCCGAGCTACGAGCCGCCGGAGGACATCTACGAGTGGACCGCGGGGCCGGAAGGCGAGACCACCATCGAGGTGACGTTCGAGGAGGGCGTTCCGGTCGCCATCGACGGTGAGGCGATGGACCCCGTCCCGCTCATCCAGTACCTCAACAAGTACGCCGGCGGCTACGGCATCGGTCGCACCGACGTGATGGAGGACCGCATGCTCGGGCTGAAGGTGCGCGAGAACTACGAGCACCCGGCCGCGACCGTCCTGCTCACGGCCCACCAGGCCCTCGAAGACCTCGTCCTCACCAAGAACGAGCGCTCCTTCAAGAAGGGGATCGAGCAGGAGTGGTCCGAGAAGGCGTACCAGGGGCTCGTGTTTGCCCCCGTCGTCGACGCGCTCGACGCGTTCGTCGACGAGACGCAGGACGTGGTGACGGGCACCGCGACGGTGAAGGTTTCCGGTGGCAACTGCCGCGTCGTCGCCCGCGACTCCGAGTACGCCGTCTACTCTGAGGAGATGGCCTCGTTCAACACCGAGGACGTGGCCGGCATCGCGCAGGAGGACGCCACGGGCGTCGCGAAGTACCACGGGCTGCAGGAGCGCCTCGCCAACGACGTGAAGGCGGGCGTGGAAAAGCCCGAGCTCGCGACGGACGGGAGTGGCGCCGCGGACGAGATCGACGACGAGAACTAA
- a CDS encoding DUF7383 domain-containing protein, translating into MPPHTDYALVTVLEHLGEDPDALNVEWAEFVGDASTLHTFEVTTTDPLDAYFEVQVYDVGTFGHEVHVNGEPLTGFDLPPSDGWQLWMDTITGAMLQQGENTVQIVRDGESDDEFAIGNVVVHWRSESSPER; encoded by the coding sequence ATGCCACCACACACCGACTACGCACTCGTCACCGTCCTCGAACACCTGGGCGAAGACCCGGACGCACTGAATGTAGAGTGGGCCGAGTTCGTTGGCGATGCCTCGACTCTTCACACGTTCGAGGTCACGACCACAGATCCACTCGACGCGTACTTTGAGGTTCAGGTCTACGACGTGGGGACGTTCGGACACGAAGTCCATGTCAACGGCGAACCGCTGACGGGGTTCGACCTCCCACCCTCGGACGGCTGGCAACTGTGGATGGATACCATCACGGGCGCGATGCTACAACAGGGCGAGAACACCGTTCAGATCGTCCGGGATGGCGAGAGCGACGATGAGTTCGCCATCGGGAACGTGGTCGTCCACTGGCGCTCGGAGAGTTCGCCTGAGAGGTGA
- a CDS encoding RNA-guided endonuclease InsQ/TnpB family protein — protein sequence MVEDSATRTVPIKLDVDESAAGLLHQTTDYFLDAANYVVNVAWEPDWKITSKTKLHDLTYYDVRDDSPLPANLVQAARNRAAEAVKGVVERWKDGKKASRPHFTSRFASYDARTVTVNDDHCTLATIDGRVTAEFVLPDGQRDTPHSAYLFNDDYDVKGATLHYDTVEDCFYLHVRTKPTVENDDAGTGDAKHVSVLGVDLGITNIATTSTGTFWSGGELNHWHREYEKRRGDLQQTGTRWAHENVQRVGRKQTGRFEQILHTISNELVEEALENDCTHMVFEQLNGIRERLPHAKAVHKWAFHRLCEYVTYKAESEGLVVRQINPAYTSQRCSKCGFTHEDNRPHNNGQDEFGCLKCGYDVHADYNAAKNIGLKYLRDQQKSGRGGAPVGVRLNSGTLNVNGEYSPTVING from the coding sequence ATGGTGGAAGACTCAGCCACTCGAACCGTCCCCATCAAACTCGATGTGGACGAGAGTGCTGCTGGTCTCCTCCACCAGACAACCGACTACTTCCTCGACGCCGCCAACTACGTCGTCAACGTAGCGTGGGAACCCGACTGGAAAATCACCAGCAAAACCAAACTCCACGATCTCACGTACTACGACGTTCGAGATGACTCACCGCTCCCGGCCAACCTCGTGCAAGCCGCACGAAACCGAGCCGCAGAAGCCGTCAAAGGTGTCGTTGAACGCTGGAAAGACGGCAAGAAAGCCTCGAGACCACACTTCACGTCACGGTTTGCCAGCTACGACGCACGAACCGTCACCGTCAACGACGACCACTGCACACTCGCCACCATCGACGGACGAGTCACCGCAGAGTTCGTTCTACCGGACGGACAGCGTGACACGCCACACTCGGCGTATCTGTTCAACGACGACTATGATGTGAAAGGAGCCACACTCCATTACGATACAGTTGAGGACTGTTTCTACCTCCACGTGCGGACAAAGCCCACCGTGGAGAATGATGACGCCGGCACAGGCGATGCCAAGCACGTTTCCGTCCTTGGTGTCGACCTCGGCATCACAAACATTGCAACCACTTCAACTGGAACGTTCTGGAGCGGCGGCGAACTCAACCACTGGCATCGAGAATACGAAAAGCGCCGTGGCGATCTCCAACAAACTGGGACTCGATGGGCACACGAGAACGTTCAGCGAGTCGGTCGCAAGCAAACCGGACGTTTCGAACAGATACTTCACACGATCTCGAACGAACTGGTGGAGGAAGCTCTCGAAAACGACTGCACCCATATGGTGTTCGAGCAACTCAACGGCATCCGCGAACGCCTACCGCACGCGAAGGCGGTTCACAAGTGGGCGTTCCATCGCCTGTGCGAGTACGTCACGTACAAAGCCGAGTCGGAAGGGCTTGTGGTGAGACAGATTAATCCGGCGTACACGAGTCAACGTTGCTCAAAATGTGGCTTTACCCACGAGGACAATCGTCCACACAATAACGGACAGGACGAGTTCGGTTGTCTGAAGTGCGGGTATGATGTTCACGCGGATTACAACGCGGCGAAGAATATCGGCCTGAAGTATCTCCGCGACCAGCAAAAGTCTGGACGTGGAGGCGCACCCGTAGGCGTGCGCTTGAACAGCGGGACGTTGAACGTGAATGGCGAATATTCGCCTACCGTGATTAACGGTTAG